A stretch of DNA from Streptomyces rubradiris:
AGTGCCCGGCCAGCGCGCCGAGGCCCGGCAGCTTCACGCCCATCGAGCAGCGGTAGGAGGGAATCCGGTCCGTCACCCGCACCGCGCCCCACAGCCCGGAGAACACCAGCAGCGAGTCGGCGGCGCGCCGCCGGGCGTCCGCGTCCAGCGTGGCCAGGCCGAGGGCGTCGTAGAGGACACCGGTGTAGATCTCGCCGGCGGGGCGGGCGCCGGCCGTGCGCAGCCCGGCGTTCTTCGCCACCTCGCCGCGCAGCCCCTCGCTGAGCCCCAGCACCTCGCGGGCCTTCTCCGGGTCGCCGGAGCACAGTTCGACCAGCTCGCCGAGCACGGCCTCCCGCGCGGCGGTCAGCCCCGGCAGGGACAGCGAGTCCAGCTCCAGCGGGGCGCCGTCGCCCGAGTTCGCCTTGCCTTCGGAGGGCGGCAGCAGGACCAGCAACACGTACTCCTTACGTAGACCTCCGCGCCAGGGTACGGCGGTCCCGCCCGCGGCCTCGACCGCGGGGTTCAGCGCGCGGCCAGGGCCTGGACCAGGGCACCCGCGTCGTCGGCGTACAGCCGGACCACGCGCACCGGCCTGCGCCGGCCCAGCAGGGACGTGTGCACGACGGGCTCGGCGAGCTCCAGGGTCACCGTGGTCTGCGAGCCGACGATCAGGTCCAGGGCGTCCGGCTCCGGCTTGTGCGTGGTGCGGGTCTCCCGGCGTACGGCGGCGATCGAGGCCAGCGGAATCCGCAGG
This window harbors:
- the yaaA gene encoding peroxide stress protein YaaA; the protein is MLVLLPPSEGKANSGDGAPLELDSLSLPGLTAAREAVLGELVELCSGDPEKAREVLGLSEGLRGEVAKNAGLRTAGARPAGEIYTGVLYDALGLATLDADARRRAADSLLVFSGLWGAVRVTDRIPSYRCSMGVKLPGLGALAGHWRTPMAEVLPATAGEGLVLDLRSSAYATAWKPKGEVAGRTATVRVLHAPTRKVVSHFNKATKGRIVRALLTSGATPENPAELVEALRELGYAVEAEAPGKAGKAWALDVLVDEIH